Genomic DNA from Acuticoccus sp. MNP-M23:
GATGCCGTAGAGCGGGTCGCTGAACCACAGCGACCCATCCGGATGGGTGACGATGTCGTTGGGCGCGTTGAGGCGCTTGCCGGCGTGGCGATCCACGAGCCGCGTCACCGTGCCGTCACGCTCCGTCCGGTAGAGGCAGCGGCCGTGGTGGGAGCAGGCGACCAGCCGCCCCTCGCAGTCGCGCGTCTGCCCGTTCGCATAGTCGGACGGTGCGCGGTAGATGCTGACGCCGACGCCCTCGATCCACCGCATCGTCCGGTTGTTGGGGAGGTCCTGGAAGAGAAGCGCGCCCCAGTCCCCCATCCAGACAGGCCCCTCGGTCCAGCGGTAGCCGGTGCCCAGCGCCTCCAGCCCCGCGTTCGCCAGCATGAAACGGTGAAAGCGCGGTTCGAATGCCTCGTAGTCGGGAGCAACCTTCCCGGAGGGCAGGTTCACTGGAACGGGCATGATTTCGTGGCCTCGCGCGGCGTGTCGAACTGAACGAGCATCAAAACGGCGGGTTCGTCGCCAACGGTGCCGGAGGTGTGACCCTTGCGGCCGTCCTGTTCGGCAGCGCCCTGGTCTTCGCCGAAAGAGATTTCGCCGGGACCCATCTCCACGCGGGTGCCATCCATCGCCTCGACGTACCAGCGGCCCGACAGGGGTATGATCCACTGCGGCTTCGGGTTCTCGTGCCAGTCGCCCTGCCAGCCGACGGGCAGGACCGTGACCATCACGCTCGCCCCGTCGTGGTGCGTCCGGCCTTGCCATTGCGGGCTGGCGCCGGACCCGATCGACTTCATCTGGAACTCGCTCATGGTGCAGCGGTGCTGATGGGTGATGCCGTCGGCATCGGCGTAGAGGTGCCAGTAGGTCACCGTGGGCGAATCGCCGCTCATGGGTTGGCTCCGGGAAGGGGGGCTGCTGCGTAGGGGTGCGAGGAGGCGAAGGGGTTGGCGAGGAAGGCATCCACGTCTGCCGCGGTGGGGCCGAGCGCGAGGACGAGAAAGCCGCCCGCGACCGCGAAGTTCTTCCAGAAGTCGAAGAACATCTCCCGGCCCTTGCCCGCGCCCGTCAGGCCGAAGCCCGGCACCGCCCAGAAGCGCTTGTAGAGGATCGCCGTCGCCGCGCAGTAGAGCGCCAGCACAAGCGCCGCAAAGCGGTCCGCAATGCCGGTGAGGATGCCGGCCGACATCACCACCTCGACGAGGAAGCCGACCGCGATCATGATGGCGGCGAGCGTGCGGCCGATGCCGATCTCCTGCGCCTGCCCAACCGCGCCGCGAAAGTTGAGCACCTTGTCGAGCGCGCTGAAGGGCAGGAACAGCGCGATCAGGGCGATCCGGCTCAGCGCCGTCAGAACGATTTCGAATGTCATCGGCCTGCGAGCCTTTCTTCAATTCCGTCCGTCACGCGCAGCGCGTTGGCGATGATGGTCAGCGTGGGGTTCACGGCACCGATCGACGGGAAGAAGCTCGCATCGGTGACATAGAGATTGTCGAGTTCGTGGGCGCGGCAGTCTCTATCCAGCACCGAGGTGGCGGGGTCGGTGCCGAAGCGCATCGTGCCCGCCTGGTGCGAGGTGCCGCCAATCGGCACGTTCTGGCCGAAATATAGCTGCCGGTCGAAGAGGTGCGGATGCACGTCGAGCTTGTTGCAAAGGTCCTGCAGCTTGCCCCGCAGCCGCTGGTGCGCTTCGAGGTTGGTGTCGGTCAGGTCGAGATGGACGCGGCCTTCCTTGTAGTGAATCCGGTTTTCCGGTTTCGGCAGATCCTCGGACGTGAGCCAGAAATCGAGCGAATGGTGGGCAAGCCAGTCGAACGGCTGCTCCGGAAAGAGTTGCAGCGCCTTGGGCAGCGCCTCGCCCTCGATCTGCGCCCCGTCGGACTTGCCGACCATCTGGATATGGCCGAGCGGATACTCCCAGCCGCCCATCCCGCCCCGTTCGGGTGCGTGGTAGAAGTCGTTGAGGCCGAGCGTCTTCTGGAACTTCGTCGGGTTCGGCGTGCGCGAGATCGCAAGCACGATGGAATTGTTGTGCCGCATGTAGTTGCGCCCGACCTGGCCGGAGCCGTTGGCGAGCCCGTTTGGATGCGCCTCGTTTGCCGAGCGCAGCATTAGGAGCGCCGACGACAGCGCCCCGCAGGCCACCACCACGATATCGGCCGTGAGCGTGCGCTGGCGGGCGGCCTCGCCCGTGCCTTCGACCACCTCCACGCCGGTGACGGTGCGGCCGGTGGCGTCGGTCGTCAGCCGCTCGGCATAGGTCCGCGTCATCAAGGTGAGGTTGGGGTACTCGCGCAGGGCGGGGTCGACGCAGATGACCTGCGCGTCGGCCTTGCCGTTGGTGAGGCAGGGGTAGCCGTCGAACCGGTCGCACTTGATGCAGGGGCTCGATGGCGTTGCCTTGCCGTCAACCTCGTCCAGCAGGATGCCGACCGGCAGGTGGAACGGCTTGTGCCCTTCGCGCGCGAGGTCGTCGGCGAGCTCCTGGATGCGCGGCTCGTGGGTGACGGCCTGGAAGGGGTAGGGCTTGAGCGAGGGTGGCTCGGTCGGGTCCTCACCGCGCGCGCCGTGGACGTGGAACAGCTCCTCCGCCGCCTGATAGTAGGGCTCGAACGTCTCGTAGCCCACAGGCCAGGCCGGCGAGACGCCATCCTGGTGGTGGACCGCGCCGAAATCGCTCTCGCGCAGCCGAAACAGGATCGAGCCGTAGACCTTGGAGTTGCCGCCGACGAAATAATGGAGGCCGGGGTGAAACTCGTTGCCCTTGCTATCGGTCCAGAGCTCGTCGGTCTGATACCGGCCCTTGTTGAAGACCGCGTTCGCGTCCCAGTTTTCCCGCTCTCGGGGAAGATAATCGCCCCGCTCCAGAATGAGAACCTGCCGGCCGCTCTCGGCAAGCTTTCGGGCAACGGAGCCGCCCCCTGGTCCCGATCCGATGACGATGACGTCCCAATGAGTCATGAGCAAAGCACTTCCGGGTCAAATCAATTTGTCTCCGGGTGAACTTACGACATTTCGAGCTGCGGCAAGCGATCGCATTTATAAAAGATGTTAAGGTACAGCGTCGAGGCGATCGCTCCTGACCGGCTTCATCCGCGTTGGCATCTCCGTCGCGCTCGGCCTTTCGGCGCCCGACAAAAGCCCCTCGGTAGCATTCTGCCGCACCTCATTGCCGGCGTGGTGTGGAACGAGTACCGGGTTGCCACGTTCGCGGATCATGACAAACACAGCACCCATCGTCCCGCCCGCCCGTATCGTTGTCTTCGGGGCCACCGGCAATACTGGCCGCGCGGTCCTGCGCCAGGGCAACGCGCGTGGTTTCGACATGGCCGGCGTCGATCTCGGCAAGGCGGATGACACGTCCGGCGATTGGGACGAGATCGTCGCAAACGTCCTGGAAGACGATCTTGCGCCTGCGCTTGAGGGCGCCAGCGCCGTCATCTCGTGCCTTGGCGTGGGCCACTCCATCGGCACGCTCGCCGATCCGCCGCCGCTTTATTCGAAGGGGACCGCGCGCATCGTCGAAGCGATGGGGACCGCCGGGGTGAAGCGGATCGTCGTCATTTCCGCAACGATGGTCGCCGCAAACGACCGCGGTCCGCTGATGTTCCGGCTCGGCATGGCACCGGCGCTGACCCGCGTGCTCGACCAGATGGAAGAGATGGAGCGCGAGCTTGCCGCTTCCGGGCTGGACTGGACGGCGGCGCGGCCGGGCTGGCTGCTCGACAAGCCCGCAACCGAGGATTTCGTCCTGTCGGAAGGCGAAATTGCCGATGGGCTCATCCGCACCCGCATCGCGGATCTTGCCGGTGTGATGCTCGACTGCGTCGAACAGGGCACGTTCTCACGCGGCTATCCGGCCCCTGCACGCAAGGAAACGGACGAGGACGAGAGCAACGAGGCCGTGCTCAAGGCCATGATGGCGTGACGGCCCCCGGCGAGATTGATCGCCGGCCCCTCAGCCTCCGGTTCCGTCGTGGCCCGAGTGCGCGCCGGAGCCGGTTTGATGCATCCGGCCGGAGAGGTCGGTCATGATGTACCACGTCCCGCCCGCCATGATCGCCAGGAGACTGACCGAGAAGAACACGAGCAGCAGGTCCTCGCGCGCCTCGCGTCCCGAGAAGCTGAGGTGAAGGAAGCTGCGCATGTGAACGGTGATCTGCATCAACGCCGCGACGACGATGACGATGATCTTGAAGGTCGTCGGCAGGTCTGACAGGAGGGCGGCGAAGGCGAGCACAGTGAGAATGAGACTGAGCACGAAGCCGACCGCGTAGGTTCGACGCTCGCGCCTGGCAAGTTCCTTCGGGTTGATCAGACTTTCGTCGATTTTGGTCATGCGAGAGGCACCAGGAAGACGAACGAGAAGATGCCGACCCAGATGAGGTCGAGGAAATGCCAGAACACGCCCAGCATCATCAGGCGCGCTTTCACCGTGTCGTCGATCCCGCGCCAGAGGACCTGGCCGACCATCGCGAGGATCCAGAGGACGCCGGCAAAGACGTGGAGGCCGTGGAGGCCGACGAGCGTGAAGTAGGAACTCAGCCATCCGCTCGCCTGCGGCACGCCGCCCTTGCTGGCCTGTGTCAGGAAATCGGTAATTTCGAAGTACAGGAATGCGCTGCCGAGTGCGGCGCAGACGAGGAGCCAGGCGATCACCTTGCCGCGCCCGTCCCAGTATTTGACGCTCAGCGAAACACCCGCATAGGCGGTGCCGCCGAGGAGGAGGAGGCCGGTCTGGATGGCGACACTGCGGATGTCGAACAGCTCCTTCGGCCCCGGCGCGCCGGCGAGGCCCACCGGGTCGAGGTAGGAGGCGTAAGACGCAAACAGGATGCCGAAGATGATGAGATCGCTCATCAAAAACACCCAGAAGCCGAAGACGATGGCTTCGGCTTCGTCGTCCGCTTCGCCGTGCGCCGCGCCAAGGTTCAGGCCGGGATAATCACCGTTGTTGCTCATGCGGCGAACTCCGCAATGTCCGGAACGCCGCGATTGCGCGCCGTCATTTCATCGGCGCGCGTCGCCGGCTCCAGGCCCGCGACAAACTGGCGGAAGCGGGTGTCGGCTTCCGCCACCTCGGCGGCCGGGATGATCCTCGGCCTGATCGTCCGCATGCCGCGCAGGAGCAGCGCTGCGGGAATGAGGAGGGCGCTCACGATCGCCAGCCACCAGATGTGCCAGACCATGGCGAAGCCGAAGACGACGGACGCGCCCGCGATGACGATGCCGTGCGCGGTATCGGCGGGCAGCTCGATGTCCTGATAGGCGGCCGGCGCCTTCCACGCGTCGCCAGCGCGCTTGGCCGCGCCCCAGTGGTCCCTCGCGGTGACCTGCGGAATGGTGGCGAACGTCCACTCGGGCACCGGCGCGGGCGTCGACCATTCAAGCGTGCTCCCGTGCCAGGGGTCGCCGCCGGGCACCGCCAGCTCCACACGCCTCCGGTAGCTCGTCCAGAACGTCCAGAAGAGGCTGGCCAGCGCGCAGAGCATGAAGCAGGCGCCAAGCGCGGCAACGTACATCCAGGGCAGGAAGTCCGGGTTCTGGAAGGTCGGCGAGCGGCGCGGAAGCCCCATCAGGCCGAGAACATACAGCGGCATGAACGTCACGATGAAACCGACGACGAAGAACAGCGCGGTCCGCCGCCCCCATGTCTCGTCGAGGCGGAAGCCGAAGGCCTTGGGGAACCAGTAGTGAATGCCCGCCAGCATTCCGAAGAGCACGCCGGGGATGATGACGTTGTGAAAATGCGCGACGAGGAAGGTCGTGTTGTGGACCTGATAGTCGATTGACGGATTGGCGAGGATGATGCCGGACAGTCCGCCGATGACGAAGAGCATGAAGAAGCCGATGAGATAGACGATTGGCGCGGTCATGCGGACGCGGCCGCGCCACAACGTCGCCATCCAGTCGTAGATCTTCACGCCCGTCGGAACGCCGATCACCATGGTGGCGATGCCGAACGCAATGTTGACGCCGGCGCTCTGTCCCATCGTGAAGAAGTGATGCAGCCAGACGGTGAAGCTGATCACCGCGATGCTCATGCTGGCGATGACGAGCGAGGTGTACCCGTAGAGCCGCTTGGTCGAATAGGTTGCGCTGACTTCGGAAAACACGCCGAACGCGGGCAGAATAAGAACGTAGACCTCCGGGTGGCCAAACATCCAGAAGATGTTGGCGTAGTTCATCATGTTGCCGCCGGCGGTATTGGTGAAGAAGTGGAACCCCGCATAGCGGTCCAGCGCCAGCATCCCACTCGACACGGTCAGCGCCGGCATGGCGTAGATCAGCATTATTGCGACGCACAGCGAGGTCCAGCAGAATAGCGGCATGCGCATCAAATGCATGCCCGGCGCGCGCTTCTTGAAGATGGTGACAGCGAAGTTCATCCCCGTCAGCGTCGAGCCCACCCCCGATATCAGGACGGCCCAGAGCCAGTAGTCGACGCCTTCACCGGGACTGAACGTCTTGCCGGTGTAGGGCGGGTACATGGTCCATCCGCCAGTGCCGAACTTGCCGACGAGGAGCGAGACCATCACCAGCGCGGCGCCGGCCGCGGTCAGGCCGAGGCTGACCTGATTGAGTACGGGGAACGCCATGTCGCGCGCACCGAGCTGCTGCGGCAGGACGAAATTGATGAGGCCGACGAGTAGCGGCATGGCGACGAAGAAGATCATGATCGTGCCATGGGTGCTGAAGAGCTGGGCGAAATGGTCCGGCGCGACGAGGCCGCTTTCCGGCTCGGTGAGCGTGCCGAGTGCGGTCGCCTGATGCGCCCGAATGACGAACCCCTCGATGACGCCACGCGCCAGCATCACCAGCGCAAGCGCGATGTACATGATGCCGATCTTCTTCGCGTCGGCCGAAATCAACCAGTTGCGATAAAGCGGTCCCCACCACCGCATGTACGTGAGGAGGGCCACTGCGACGAATGCCCCGAGGACCAGCACGCTCGCCGCACCCGCGCCCACGATCGTGCTGATGTCGACATGCCGGCTGAGGTCGGTGTAGGGCGTCACGTCCCAGGTGAGGTTGCCGAAAATGGGACTGGTCTCGCCGCTCATCGGCCTATCTCCGGCAGATCGCTTTCAGGCAGGCCGGTCCCGCCCCAGGTCCGGGTCGCTGCCCCACCACCCGGCTGGTGATACTTGGCGACGATCCGGCGGAACATGTCCGGTTGAGCGAGTGTCATGGTGATCGGCTCCGCGCTCTTTGCGAGGCCAAGGTCGGTCCGGGCATCGGCGAGGACCGAGCGTTTGCGCAGGGTGGTGTAAGTGGCTTCGTCAAGCGTCAGCTCACCGCCGCCCTTTGAAACCCATGCCGTGTAATCGTCCGGTTCGAGCGCCCGCACGGTGAATTTTTGTCGTCCGAAGCTGTTTCCGTTGAACTGCGTGTTCTCGCCCTCCGCCTCGCCCGGTCGGCTCGCGGCAAAGTTCAGCTTCGTGGTCATTCCCGGCATCGCATAGATCTGCCCGGTCAGCGGCGCGATGAGGAGGCTTTGCATAACGGTGTCCGTCGTGAGGGTCAGCTCGACCGGCCGGCCGACGGGGATGACGAGTTCGTCGACCGTCGCGATCCCGTCTTCCGGGTAGATGAACAGCCATTTCCAGTCGAGACCGATGACCTGAACCCTGAGCGGGTCCGGGCCGAGCGCGTTGTAGGGGTCGAGCTTGCTGGTGGAATACCAGAGCCAGCCTCCCAGCACGACGACGACCAGCGCGGGCACGCCCCACATGGCGATTTCGAGCTTTGGCGAATACTCCCAGTCCGACGTGTAGCGGCCGCGCGGCTTGGCATAGCGATAGCGCCACAAGATCAACGGCACGCCGATGAGGACAGGCAGGATCACGACCATCGAGATCGCGATGACCCGCAGAAGGTGGGTGAACTGCTCGTCAGCGATCGGCCCCATGGGCTGAAGAAAGCTCTGCTCCAGCGTTTGCGATGCAAACGCCGCATCCACGGCGAGGCTCGCCAGCACGCCGCCGGCCATCACCCTCGTCCACCCCAAGATAGGCGTTTCCAACCCGATAACCCCGCACTGCCGAGCTGCAACTCGAAGCCGCGCCCGCACCGTCCAACGCTTTGCGATGCCTTGCCACTGTCGAAAGCGTAACAAACATTGCCTGCGCCGCAATACCCGACACGTCAGCCGTTGTCAGGCACCGATTGCCGCCAGGAGCCGCCGGGTCGCTTCGTCCTTGCCAGTTTTGCCAGTCCGCCGCCGTGGCAGAGCGGGGATTGAGGGGCGGGGGTGGACATTGAACGGGTTTGCCGGTTGAGCGCCCACCAAGGCCCTCAGCGCGGCCAGGCCGCCAATATCCGTCAGGCGCCGGATGGCGTCGATCTTCTCGAAAGGCAGTGCAGGAGCAGGCGCTTGGCGTGGAAAACCCGGGTCTTCACGGTGCCGACCGAACAGCCCTCGATGGCGGCGATGTCGAGGTAAGGAAGATCGCAGAAGAAAGCCAGGTGAACCGCGGCGCGCTGAACGGCGGGGAGTTTTGCGATACAGTCCCGCAAGGCCGTGCCGTCCTCTAGCGCTTCCAGCACGGCGTGTGGGCTGGCCGCCTCGTCCGCAATTGTATCGTCCGCCTCGGCAACCGTCGGAGTGGACTTGCGCCAGCGGTCGGCCGCCTTGTGGCAGGCGATGGAGTAGATCCATGTGCGTACGCTCGAACGGCCCTCGAACGTCGCTGCGCGACGCCAGACCTCAAGCATCGTTTCCTGCACGATATCCGCCACTTCGTGCGGATCGCGGCTACGCGTCTGGATGAAGCGATCTAGATCCGGACCGACTGACATATAGAGGGCGCGCATTGCCTTTTTATCGCCCAAGGCTATCCGCCGAAGAAGGAACTCTAGATTCTCAAGATTTGAAGTATTCAAAAATTTCTCAACGTTTAACGCAGTCGAAGGGCTGGGTCCGTAAGATCGGTTACTCTATATCGATGATTCCGACTAAGGGTTTCGATGAAGCCAAAGTTTTGGCGGCAGTGTCGCGCTGTTCCTCGGTGTCGAAGGCGAGGGTGTATAAGCCGACCGCCGTAGGCCCGTCGACGATGCGCGCGCCCGCGTCGCGCAGCAACCGGCGGATCGCAAGTTCGGTGCCAGCGGGCGCAAAGGCAATGCGCAGGGTGTTCTGCGCGCTCGTCGTGCCCTGACTGCCCGTTGCAGTGATGTAACCCTGCGGCGCAGTGTGCCCGGCGAGATGGGGGGCGACCGCAAGCTGCCAGCAGCCGATCGCAATGGCCACGAGGGCGGCAACCTGCCAGGCGGAGACATTGCGCTGCCAGAACGCGCGCGGTTTCTGGCGATCGATCGCATTTGAGAGCCGTGCCCAGCCAAACTCGCCGGGAAAGGGGTGGACCGCACTGTCAGTCTGGTTAAGCGCTTCGACCAGGCGAAGATCAGCTTCCATACGAGGATTCCCCTGAATCTCGGCTTCGAGACGGGCGGCCTCGTCACGCGAAAGACGGCCCCTGACGAGGTTTTGCAGCGGGTCACTGTCGACCGGGTCCACCATCGCTCACACTCCTTCCGCCGCATTTGGGTAGGTCGCATGACCGTGCCGGACGGTTCAATCTTAATTGCGCTAACGCCTTTGATCCCGGCTTGGCAAGCGTTTGCAATGCGATTTGTTGACTGAATTAGTTTTCGGAAGTTCAGGCGGATTACTACTTTGTCAGCGATCGCGGCGCCTGTCGTGACCGCGTTACTTGCGGAAGCCCCCCGCACCGTCGGGCCGACCGAACCCGGCCGTCATTCGAATTTCGGGTTCGGCATGCCGGACGTGGAAAGACACTGCCGCTTGTCCGGCCCGCCGTCGCCGCAGCGAAACTGGAAAGGCCCCGCACAGATGCGTGCGGGGCCTTGATCCAAGGGGCAGGCGCCGGGTGAAACGGAGCCCGCGATCAGAAGATGAAATTGCCCTCGTCGAGCGTGAAGTTGATACCCTGCAGCTCGATCGTCCCTTCCGAGAACTCGATCGTCACGTCGCTCAGATTACCGGCGGTCGGCACCACGTTGATATCAAGCTCGTCGAAGCTCTCGACACTGAAGACGCCCTGGAGGTCGATCGTCTCGTTGGCCTTGAAGTCGAGGATGAGGTCATCGCCGAAATCTTCGTCGCTGAAGACGAACGTGTCGCGGCCATCGCCACCGGTGAGGCGGTCGTCGCCATCGCCGCCTTCGATGGTGTCATGTCCGGCGCCGCCGTCAATGGAATCGGCACCGTCGCCGGCGTTGATCTGGTCTTTGCCGTTCCCGCCCGAAATATCGTCGAAGCCGTTGCCGCCGTTGATGCGGTCATTGTTGGCGCCGCCGTCGATCACGTCGTTGCCGTCGCCGCCGTTGATGCGGTCGTTGCCCGAACCACCGTCGATGGTGTCGTTGCCCTCGTCGCCTTCGATCATGTCGACGCCATTGCCGCCGAAAATCTGGTCTGCGCCTTCGCCGCCGAACAGGCGGTCGTTGCCGTTGCCGCCATCGAGGACATCGTTGCCGGCATCGCCGTGGAGGAAGTCGATGTCGTCGCCGCCGAACAGCTCGTCCCAGCCGCCACCGCCGCTGATCTGGTCCCGCCCGCCGCCGCCGAACAGGTCGTTGCGGAAATCGTCACCTTCGAGGATGTCGTCCTTTGCGGTGCCGACAATGTTCTCGATCCCAGTCACCTCGTCGCCCGCAGCGTCGCCGCCGGAGAAGAAACCGAATTCGAGGTTGACCGCAATGCCGTCGTCCGAGGCGGAATAGCTGAGCGTGTCGATCCCCGATTCGCCGCGGATGTCGTCAGCTCCCGCGCCGCCGATGATGAAATCGTCGCCTGAGCCGGCCCTGATCACGTCGTTGCCGTCGCCGCCGTCCAGCGTGTCGTTGCCGGCATCGCCGAACATCGTGTCGTCGCCGCCAAGGCCACGGAAGAGGTCGTCGTCAACGCCGCTGTTGTTGTCGTCGATCACCTCGTCCTGCTCGGAGCCGGTGACCGTGTCCGCGCCGGACGTGCCGTGGATGCTGATGGTATCGCCAGCGTCCGTATCGATGCCGCCGAAGGTGACGCCCGACAGGTCGACGTCCCGGGCGTTGCGGATGTCGACCGTCACCCGGTTGGCGTCGATCGCGTTGAGCTGGGTGAGGCTGGCAAGGTCCGCGCCGTCGGCCCGCAGGGTCACGTTGCCGGTTCCGAGGAACTCGACCACCTCGATCCCGGTGACGGTGTCGTCGAGAAGATCGATGTCGTTGTCGGTGACGCGCAGCGTATCGGTGCCGGCGCCGCCGTCGACGGTGTCTCGTGTGAGCTGGTCGGCCACGATGAGGTCGTCGCCATCGCCAGCCGCGATGTTGTTGGTGGCGTCATTGCCGCCGACGGTGTCGTTGAAGGCCGAGCCGATGATATCATCGATGCCGGCGTATGTGTCGCCTTCGGCGAAACCGCCAGAGCCGACAAAGTTGCCCTGGAGCCTCACGTTCACACCGGCGTTGGAGGTGGAGTAGTCGACCGTATCGCGGTTACGGCCGCCGTTCAGGATATCCGCGCCCTCGGAGCCGATGAAGGTGTCGTTGCCGTCATGGCCGATCAGCGTGTCGTTTCCGGCGCCGCCGTCGATGGTGTCGTTGCCGTTGTCGCCGAGGATCGAATCGTCACCGGCGCCGCCGAAGACCCGGTCGTCGCCACCGTTGGCATCCAGCGTATCGTCCTGGTCGGAGAGGGTGATCCGGTCCGCGCCATTGCTGCCGAAGACTGTGATGGTGTCGCCGGTGCCGGTATCGATCCCCTCCAGCGCAATGCGGCTGAGGTCAAAGTCCGGGCCCGCGTTGCGGATCTCGATGCGGACATTGCCGCTGGTGAGCGAGCGGATGACGTTGACGTCCGCAAGGTCCGCAGCATCGACCCGCAGGGTGATGTCGCCGCCGTTGCCGCTGCCGACGAGTTCGATCACCTCGATGTTGGTGATGGTGTCGTCGAGGAGGTCGAGGTCGTTGTCGACGAGGCGCAGGGTGTCGAAGTTGCCGCTGCCGCCGTCGAACACGTCGCGGCCCATCCGGGTGACGATGAAGGTGTCGTTGCCGCTGCCGCCGTCGACGGTGTCGGCCCCATCGGCGTCGTCGAGGATCGTATCGAAGCCGCCGCCGGCGTCGATGAAATTGTTGCCGTTGTTGCCGCTCAGGGTATCGTCGCGGTCGGAGCCGATGATGTCGTCGACGCCGGCGTAGGTGTCACCTTCGGCCAGACCGCCCGAGCCGGCGTTGTTGCTTCCA
This window encodes:
- a CDS encoding cytochrome c oxidase subunit 3; translation: MSNNGDYPGLNLGAAHGEADDEAEAIVFGFWVFLMSDLIIFGILFASYASYLDPVGLAGAPGPKELFDIRSVAIQTGLLLLGGTAYAGVSLSVKYWDGRGKVIAWLLVCAALGSAFLYFEITDFLTQASKGGVPQASGWLSSYFTLVGLHGLHVFAGVLWILAMVGQVLWRGIDDTVKARLMMLGVFWHFLDLIWVGIFSFVFLVPLA
- a CDS encoding DoxX family membrane protein; the protein is MTFEIVLTALSRIALIALFLPFSALDKVLNFRGAVGQAQEIGIGRTLAAIMIAVGFLVEVVMSAGILTGIADRFAALVLALYCAATAILYKRFWAVPGFGLTGAGKGREMFFDFWKNFAVAGGFLVLALGPTAADVDAFLANPFASSHPYAAAPLPGANP
- a CDS encoding cupin domain-containing protein, coding for MSGDSPTVTYWHLYADADGITHQHRCTMSEFQMKSIGSGASPQWQGRTHHDGASVMVTVLPVGWQGDWHENPKPQWIIPLSGRWYVEAMDGTRVEMGPGEISFGEDQGAAEQDGRKGHTSGTVGDEPAVLMLVQFDTPREATKSCPFQ
- a CDS encoding GMC family oxidoreductase, producing the protein MTHWDVIVIGSGPGGGSVARKLAESGRQVLILERGDYLPRERENWDANAVFNKGRYQTDELWTDSKGNEFHPGLHYFVGGNSKVYGSILFRLRESDFGAVHHQDGVSPAWPVGYETFEPYYQAAEELFHVHGARGEDPTEPPSLKPYPFQAVTHEPRIQELADDLAREGHKPFHLPVGILLDEVDGKATPSSPCIKCDRFDGYPCLTNGKADAQVICVDPALREYPNLTLMTRTYAERLTTDATGRTVTGVEVVEGTGEAARQRTLTADIVVVACGALSSALLMLRSANEAHPNGLANGSGQVGRNYMRHNNSIVLAISRTPNPTKFQKTLGLNDFYHAPERGGMGGWEYPLGHIQMVGKSDGAQIEGEALPKALQLFPEQPFDWLAHHSLDFWLTSEDLPKPENRIHYKEGRVHLDLTDTNLEAHQRLRGKLQDLCNKLDVHPHLFDRQLYFGQNVPIGGTSHQAGTMRFGTDPATSVLDRDCRAHELDNLYVTDASFFPSIGAVNPTLTIIANALRVTDGIEERLAGR
- a CDS encoding RNA polymerase sigma factor, with protein sequence MNTSNLENLEFLLRRIALGDKKAMRALYMSVGPDLDRFIQTRSRDPHEVADIVQETMLEVWRRAATFEGRSSVRTWIYSIACHKAADRWRKSTPTVAEADDTIADEAASPHAVLEALEDGTALRDCIAKLPAVQRAAVHLAFFCDLPYLDIAAIEGCSVGTVKTRVFHAKRLLLHCLSRRSTPSGA
- a CDS encoding NAD(P)H-binding protein, producing MTNTAPIVPPARIVVFGATGNTGRAVLRQGNARGFDMAGVDLGKADDTSGDWDEIVANVLEDDLAPALEGASAVISCLGVGHSIGTLADPPPLYSKGTARIVEAMGTAGVKRIVVISATMVAANDRGPLMFRLGMAPALTRVLDQMEEMERELAASGLDWTAARPGWLLDKPATEDFVLSEGEIADGLIRTRIADLAGVMLDCVEQGTFSRGYPAPARKETDEDESNEAVLKAMMA
- a CDS encoding cbb3-type cytochrome c oxidase subunit I, which produces MSGETSPIFGNLTWDVTPYTDLSRHVDISTIVGAGAASVLVLGAFVAVALLTYMRWWGPLYRNWLISADAKKIGIMYIALALVMLARGVIEGFVIRAHQATALGTLTEPESGLVAPDHFAQLFSTHGTIMIFFVAMPLLVGLINFVLPQQLGARDMAFPVLNQVSLGLTAAGAALVMVSLLVGKFGTGGWTMYPPYTGKTFSPGEGVDYWLWAVLISGVGSTLTGMNFAVTIFKKRAPGMHLMRMPLFCWTSLCVAIMLIYAMPALTVSSGMLALDRYAGFHFFTNTAGGNMMNYANIFWMFGHPEVYVLILPAFGVFSEVSATYSTKRLYGYTSLVIASMSIAVISFTVWLHHFFTMGQSAGVNIAFGIATMVIGVPTGVKIYDWMATLWRGRVRMTAPIVYLIGFFMLFVIGGLSGIILANPSIDYQVHNTTFLVAHFHNVIIPGVLFGMLAGIHYWFPKAFGFRLDETWGRRTALFFVVGFIVTFMPLYVLGLMGLPRRSPTFQNPDFLPWMYVAALGACFMLCALASLFWTFWTSYRRRVELAVPGGDPWHGSTLEWSTPAPVPEWTFATIPQVTARDHWGAAKRAGDAWKAPAAYQDIELPADTAHGIVIAGASVVFGFAMVWHIWWLAIVSALLIPAALLLRGMRTIRPRIIPAAEVAEADTRFRQFVAGLEPATRADEMTARNRGVPDIAEFAA
- a CDS encoding cytochrome ubiquinol oxidase subunit II, producing the protein MAGGVLASLAVDAAFASQTLEQSFLQPMGPIADEQFTHLLRVIAISMVVILPVLIGVPLILWRYRYAKPRGRYTSDWEYSPKLEIAMWGVPALVVVVLGGWLWYSTSKLDPYNALGPDPLRVQVIGLDWKWLFIYPEDGIATVDELVIPVGRPVELTLTTDTVMQSLLIAPLTGQIYAMPGMTTKLNFAASRPGEAEGENTQFNGNSFGRQKFTVRALEPDDYTAWVSKGGGELTLDEATYTTLRKRSVLADARTDLGLAKSAEPITMTLAQPDMFRRIVAKYHQPGGGAATRTWGGTGLPESDLPEIGR
- a CDS encoding cytochrome C oxidase subunit IV family protein is translated as MTKIDESLINPKELARRERRTYAVGFVLSLILTVLAFAALLSDLPTTFKIIVIVVAALMQITVHMRSFLHLSFSGREAREDLLLVFFSVSLLAIMAGGTWYIMTDLSGRMHQTGSGAHSGHDGTGG